One part of the Terrimicrobium sacchariphilum genome encodes these proteins:
- a CDS encoding phage holin family protein — MSTAAVPPPEGRGESHGLIDAITHLCGSLGRHVHALSSLAGVEAKEAAGVYLRVAIAVAAGLLLGLFAYLLLLLSIAFLLALLGVSWLWITLGLGLLHVGGVAACYVFIRGQVSKPVFATTQEELRKDFASLKSFRL; from the coding sequence ATGAGCACAGCCGCCGTACCGCCCCCTGAGGGGCGGGGGGAATCCCATGGTCTGATCGACGCGATCACGCATTTGTGCGGGTCGCTCGGTCGGCACGTTCATGCCTTGTCCTCCCTCGCTGGAGTCGAGGCCAAGGAGGCGGCAGGTGTTTATCTGCGGGTAGCCATCGCGGTGGCAGCCGGTCTTTTGCTCGGGCTCTTTGCCTATCTGCTACTCCTCTTGTCCATCGCCTTTCTTCTCGCCCTGCTGGGCGTGAGCTGGCTGTGGATCACCTTGGGACTCGGGCTCCTGCACGTTGGCGGGGTGGCTGCGTGTTACGTGTTCATACGCGGGCAGGTCAGTAAACCCGTTTTTGCCACTACCCAGGAGGAGCTTCGCAAGGACTTCGCCTCGCTGAAATCTTTCCGTCTATGA
- a CDS encoding DUF883 family protein, which translates to MSETNLPEGATNVANQKLESSAEHAKAALNAAADASKAVSETVKQHAHSVYETGREHLSAAARDISEAGKAKYDELRGQATNIAGQYKSRAQSALSDAQAKAQSFQGDAETYVRENPLRAVAIALGVGFVLGVLFRR; encoded by the coding sequence ATGTCTGAGACCAACCTGCCAGAAGGAGCGACGAATGTCGCAAACCAGAAGCTTGAGAGCAGCGCCGAGCATGCCAAGGCTGCACTGAACGCCGCGGCGGATGCCAGCAAAGCGGTTTCGGAAACCGTCAAACAACACGCCCACTCGGTCTACGAGACTGGCCGTGAGCATCTCTCCGCCGCCGCCCGCGATATTTCCGAGGCTGGAAAGGCGAAGTACGACGAACTCCGCGGCCAGGCCACGAATATCGCCGGCCAGTACAAGTCTCGCGCCCAGTCCGCATTGTCCGATGCCCAGGCGAAAGCCCAGAGCTTCCAGGGTGACGCGGAGACCTATGTGCGTGAGAACCCGCTTCGCGCGGTGGCGATCGCGCTCGGCGTTGGCTTTGTCCTCGGCGTACTTTTCCGCCGTTAA
- the galK gene encoding galactokinase codes for MLSAKSFAPGRVELLGNHTDYNGGVVLSAATHLGISADGKTRDDGKVVLTSDGIEGVSCADLASLKPADSWSDYPLGVTKVLKDAGYPIQGYEADFSSTLPLGAGLSSSAALEVCTALLLSRLFKFEVDALPLAKLARKAENEFVGVSCGLLDQVSSVFGKKEHAIFLDCRAESVETIPFPHGVGLIIINSGVKHALTGGEYNERRDQCFEAARIMGVPALRDVTSEQLEAAKMPDIVKRRARHIVGENERVFAALEFLRAGDATGFGKLMSASHQSSIENFENSTPELDAIVSIAKAQKGIYGARLTGGGFGGAVVALADNDVYDTVAPIIAEEYKKATGHTAATYRCEIGDGAILHI; via the coding sequence ATGTTGTCCGCAAAATCTTTCGCGCCCGGCCGAGTGGAACTTCTCGGCAATCATACTGACTACAATGGAGGCGTTGTGCTCTCCGCCGCCACTCACCTGGGAATCTCCGCCGACGGGAAAACACGAGACGACGGCAAGGTCGTCCTCACCTCCGACGGCATCGAGGGAGTAAGCTGCGCCGACCTTGCCAGTCTCAAACCCGCCGACAGTTGGTCAGACTATCCCCTCGGTGTCACCAAGGTGCTCAAGGACGCGGGTTACCCCATCCAGGGCTACGAGGCCGACTTTTCCAGTACGCTCCCATTGGGTGCCGGGCTGTCGAGTTCGGCCGCTCTCGAGGTTTGCACCGCACTCCTGCTCTCCCGACTGTTCAAGTTCGAGGTCGACGCGCTTCCCCTCGCCAAGCTCGCACGCAAGGCGGAGAACGAGTTCGTCGGCGTGAGCTGCGGCCTCCTTGATCAGGTGTCCTCGGTCTTTGGAAAAAAAGAGCATGCGATCTTCCTCGATTGTCGCGCAGAATCCGTCGAAACGATCCCATTTCCGCATGGGGTCGGTCTCATCATCATCAACTCTGGCGTGAAACACGCATTGACCGGCGGCGAGTACAATGAGCGCCGAGACCAGTGCTTTGAGGCCGCGCGCATCATGGGCGTGCCTGCCCTGCGCGACGTGACCAGCGAGCAACTCGAGGCTGCCAAGATGCCCGATATCGTAAAACGCCGCGCCCGCCACATCGTCGGAGAAAACGAGCGCGTCTTTGCCGCCCTTGAGTTCCTCCGGGCCGGAGATGCCACCGGCTTTGGCAAGCTCATGAGCGCCTCGCACCAGAGTTCAATCGAGAACTTTGAAAACAGCACCCCGGAGCTGGACGCGATCGTGTCGATCGCCAAGGCCCAGAAGGGCATCTACGGCGCACGCCTCACCGGCGGAGGTTTCGGCGGAGCAGTCGTTGCGCTTGCGGACAACGACGTCTACGACACCGTGGCGCCCATCATCGCCGAGGAGTACAAAAAGGCCACCGGCCATACCGCCGCAACATACCGCTGCGAGATCGGCGACGGCGCCATCCTGCATATCTAG
- a CDS encoding YcxB family protein has protein sequence MTRSFDAAFTPALAVHAIRIFLWRQVRVSGLLMLAIALGTAGYLIVRTPYDWTGVGIIVLVAALAGVFWVDYLRRRAETMAWLKTFGSQDLRYELTDDSLTVVGPARRLTISWNAIFGLWRGDRVWLVFTDRSSFLTIPAKGPSADDLAFISGKIALHDRPIPWAHKRLRPAVGCAPKN, from the coding sequence ATGACCCGAAGCTTTGACGCCGCCTTCACCCCCGCGCTTGCGGTCCATGCCATCCGCATTTTCCTGTGGCGTCAGGTCCGGGTGAGCGGCCTGTTGATGCTGGCGATCGCCCTGGGTACCGCGGGGTACCTGATCGTGAGGACGCCCTACGACTGGACGGGCGTTGGTATCATCGTCCTGGTAGCCGCGCTGGCCGGGGTGTTTTGGGTGGATTACCTGCGCCGCCGTGCCGAGACCATGGCCTGGCTGAAGACATTCGGTTCCCAGGACCTGAGGTATGAATTGACCGATGACTCGCTGACCGTGGTGGGGCCTGCCCGGCGCCTGACGATTTCGTGGAATGCGATTTTCGGTCTCTGGCGAGGCGACCGTGTGTGGCTCGTGTTTACCGACCGCTCCTCCTTCCTGACGATCCCGGCCAAGGGACCGTCAGCGGATGATCTGGCCTTTATCTCGGGAAAGATCGCCTTGCACGATCGCCCGATTCCCTGGGCGCACAAGAGACTCCGGCCTGCGGTCGGCTGTGCGCCCAAGAACTAG
- a CDS encoding acetate kinase → MGLIFVVNCGSSSLKFTLINPEDGKTVANGLAERLGTPEAVVNIRQPVRLEFQVPNATHGDALDKILSHIDGDIVGVGHRIVHGGEYFTESVLVDDKVVELIGSASDLAPLHNPAHVMGIEAARKKFPDLPHVVVFDTAFHQSMPKRAYLYALPYAMYTNEKVRKYGFHGTSHRYVAGEAAKLMGKPLEDLHLITMHLGNGSSTCAIREGKSYDTSMGLTPLEGLIMGTRSGDVDANLHEYLTRRTGCTLSEVTAMVNRESGLLGISGLSNDMRTLAEAAASGHQRAALAIDMFCFRLAKHILGMSASLDRIDALIFTGGIGENSAIVREKTLSYLSLLRPQVDSELNNQHGRPANGRITTGDSPVLALVVPTNEELVIARETARFVPALAS, encoded by the coding sequence ATGGGTCTGATATTCGTCGTCAATTGTGGGAGTTCGTCTCTCAAGTTCACCTTGATCAATCCCGAAGACGGGAAAACGGTGGCTAACGGGCTGGCCGAAAGGCTTGGCACGCCCGAGGCTGTCGTCAATATCCGTCAACCGGTAAGGCTGGAGTTTCAAGTGCCGAATGCGACACACGGAGACGCCCTGGACAAGATCCTGAGCCACATCGATGGCGATATCGTGGGCGTCGGTCATCGCATCGTGCATGGCGGGGAGTACTTTACGGAAAGTGTGCTGGTGGATGACAAGGTGGTCGAGTTGATCGGGTCCGCATCCGACCTCGCCCCATTGCACAATCCCGCCCACGTCATGGGCATCGAGGCCGCACGCAAGAAATTTCCCGATCTCCCGCACGTCGTCGTCTTTGACACGGCGTTCCATCAGTCGATGCCCAAGCGGGCCTATCTGTATGCATTGCCTTACGCGATGTATACCAATGAAAAGGTGCGGAAATACGGCTTTCATGGCACCAGTCATCGTTATGTGGCTGGCGAAGCGGCAAAGCTCATGGGTAAACCGCTGGAGGACCTGCACCTCATCACGATGCATCTCGGCAACGGCTCCAGCACCTGCGCCATCCGGGAGGGCAAGAGCTACGACACCTCGATGGGCCTCACCCCGCTGGAGGGGCTGATCATGGGTACGCGCTCGGGAGACGTCGACGCCAACCTCCACGAGTACCTCACCCGCCGCACGGGCTGTACGCTTTCCGAGGTCACGGCGATGGTGAACCGCGAAAGCGGCCTGCTCGGTATCTCCGGCCTCAGCAACGACATGCGAACCCTGGCAGAGGCTGCCGCCAGCGGACACCAACGCGCCGCCCTCGCTATTGACATGTTCTGTTTCCGTCTCGCCAAGCACATCCTCGGTATGAGCGCCTCGCTCGACCGGATCGATGCCCTCATCTTCACGGGCGGCATCGGTGAAAACTCCGCCATCGTACGCGAGAAGACCCTTTCGTATTTGTCCCTGCTCCGTCCGCAGGTCGACAGCGAACTCAACAACCAGCACGGCCGCCCGGCCAATGGACGCATCACCACCGGAGATTCCCCCGTTCTCGCCCTGGTGGTGCCGACGAACGAAGAACTCGTGATCGCCCGGGAGACGGCGCGGTTCGTGCCTGCCCTAGCCTCATAA
- the pta gene encoding phosphate acetyltransferase — MPHTLYLAPCSTGAGITSIALGLVSALDKRGIRVAFCKPIGQPTREDEGPERSTHFIRETTNLNPVEPIALEDAERLISAGRIDELMEKVVGNFHRSAGDADVVVVEGLVYSPELPGGAELNLQLVRTLSADVILVGSLAGLSMEEFEDRLEFTAKQYGGVESGPVIGCILNRVPEAKAKTFQDVASYVSSRSRRVGRSEFPLIGAVPENPTLTHVRAVDIARHLNAEVLYAGEIETRRVKNISLLARTVPNMIHTFQAGAMLITPSDRYDVITAIALASLKAPIGGLILTGDLDLNDDMMKFCEPGWETGLPVLHVRSNSYKTATELGQMSSEVPLDDLERVQLVMDHVSHFVDADWLAAHAALPVESRMSPAAFCYRITERAREFEKRIVLPEGTEPRTILAASLCAQRGIAKCVLLGPPDEIRRIADAQEIQLPSSLELVDPATIRGNYVAPLVEMRKHKGLTPKDAAELLEDTVWLGTVMLALGEVDGLVSGAVHSSANTIRPALQIIKTKPEAKAVSSIFFMCLPEQVLVYGDCAVNPDPDAETLADIALQSADSAERFGIPARVAMISYSTGQSGSGVDVDKVREATRIAKEKRPDLLLDGPLQYDAAAIEDVAATKAPNSPVAGKATVYVFPDLNTGNTTYKAVQRSANVISIGPMLQGLKRPVNDLSRGALVEDIVYTIAITAIQAGQN; from the coding sequence ATGCCTCATACCCTCTATCTCGCCCCATGCAGCACCGGCGCGGGAATCACCTCCATCGCTCTCGGGCTCGTTAGCGCGCTCGACAAACGCGGAATCCGAGTTGCCTTCTGCAAGCCCATCGGACAACCCACCAGGGAGGATGAGGGACCTGAGCGCTCCACCCATTTCATCCGGGAAACCACGAATCTCAACCCGGTCGAGCCCATCGCTCTCGAGGATGCCGAGCGCCTGATCTCCGCCGGTCGCATCGACGAGTTGATGGAAAAAGTGGTCGGCAATTTCCACCGGTCCGCCGGAGATGCCGATGTCGTCGTGGTCGAGGGTCTGGTGTATTCGCCAGAGCTTCCCGGTGGCGCGGAGCTCAATCTGCAGCTCGTTCGTACACTTTCGGCCGACGTGATCCTCGTCGGCTCTCTCGCAGGCCTTTCCATGGAGGAATTTGAAGACCGCCTGGAATTCACCGCCAAACAGTACGGCGGCGTGGAATCCGGACCGGTCATCGGCTGCATCCTGAACCGCGTCCCCGAGGCGAAGGCCAAGACCTTCCAGGACGTCGCCTCCTATGTCTCCTCCCGCAGCCGCCGCGTGGGTCGCAGCGAATTTCCCCTCATCGGCGCCGTGCCGGAGAATCCGACGCTCACTCATGTGCGCGCCGTCGACATCGCACGCCACCTCAATGCCGAGGTGCTCTACGCCGGGGAGATCGAGACCCGCCGCGTAAAGAACATCTCGCTCCTGGCCCGTACCGTTCCCAACATGATCCATACGTTCCAGGCCGGAGCGATGCTGATCACGCCGAGCGACCGCTACGATGTCATCACCGCCATCGCCCTGGCCTCCCTCAAGGCCCCCATTGGCGGCCTGATCCTCACCGGCGACCTGGACCTCAATGACGACATGATGAAGTTCTGCGAACCCGGCTGGGAAACGGGTCTGCCGGTCCTGCATGTCCGCAGCAATAGCTACAAGACAGCCACCGAACTCGGCCAGATGAGCAGCGAGGTGCCGCTCGACGACCTCGAGCGCGTCCAGCTCGTGATGGACCACGTGTCGCACTTCGTCGACGCCGACTGGCTCGCCGCCCATGCCGCCCTCCCCGTCGAGTCGCGCATGTCCCCGGCCGCCTTTTGCTACCGCATCACGGAGCGCGCCCGCGAATTCGAGAAGCGCATCGTCCTGCCGGAAGGCACCGAGCCGCGCACGATCCTGGCCGCATCGCTTTGCGCCCAACGGGGCATCGCCAAGTGCGTCCTCCTCGGCCCGCCGGATGAAATCCGCCGCATTGCCGACGCGCAGGAAATCCAGCTTCCCTCGAGCCTCGAACTCGTCGACCCGGCCACGATCCGCGGCAATTACGTCGCGCCGCTGGTCGAGATGCGCAAACACAAGGGCCTCACGCCCAAGGATGCCGCTGAGCTTCTGGAAGACACCGTCTGGCTCGGTACCGTCATGCTCGCCCTCGGCGAGGTGGACGGTCTCGTTTCGGGCGCGGTTCACTCCTCGGCCAACACGATCCGCCCCGCGCTTCAGATCATCAAGACCAAGCCCGAGGCGAAGGCCGTTTCCTCGATCTTCTTCATGTGCCTGCCCGAGCAGGTGCTCGTTTACGGTGACTGCGCGGTGAATCCCGACCCGGACGCCGAGACGCTGGCCGACATCGCGCTCCAGAGCGCCGACTCCGCCGAGCGCTTTGGCATCCCGGCCCGCGTGGCCATGATCAGCTACTCGACTGGACAATCCGGCTCCGGCGTGGATGTCGACAAGGTCCGCGAGGCCACCCGCATCGCGAAGGAAAAGCGTCCCGACCTCCTGCTTGACGGCCCGCTCCAGTACGACGCCGCCGCCATCGAGGACGTCGCTGCCACCAAGGCGCCGAACAGCCCCGTCGCCGGCAAGGCCACCGTGTACGTCTTTCCGGATCTCAACACCGGCAACACCACGTACAAGGCCGTGCAGCGCAGCGCCAATGTCATCAGCATCGGCCCCATGCTCCAGGGCCTCAAGCGCCCGGTCAACGACCTCTCGCGCGGCGCGCTGGTGGAAGACATCGTCTACACCATCGCCATCACCGCCATCCAGGCCGGCCAAAACTAA
- a CDS encoding ABC transporter ATP-binding protein, with protein sequence MNDTAISIRDVTRSYGKTPVLDRLDLTVKAGSIYGFLGRNGSGKTTTIKLLAGLGRPETGEISVLGRDPWAFTAEDRQGVGYLSEKQNLPPLMKVRSLLAFCSRLYPQWDRELCEGLIARFQVPVNKRVSALSMGNQRLVGIILALAPRPALVLLDEPAANLDPVARREFLDEILDLIRDGGRTVFFSTHILSDVERVADEVGILAQGKLRVSESLDTLKETVKRVRFFGFPGNAPERPPQAFGWRVRDGEALGTLKLAHPGEPAALAATWKCQYEIIDLSLEDIFVDIARN encoded by the coding sequence ATGAACGACACCGCCATCTCCATCCGCGACGTGACGCGATCGTACGGGAAGACTCCCGTACTGGACCGTCTCGATCTCACTGTGAAGGCCGGGAGCATCTACGGCTTCCTGGGCCGCAACGGATCAGGCAAGACCACGACGATCAAGCTGCTGGCCGGCCTCGGGCGTCCGGAGACCGGCGAGATTTCCGTGCTGGGCAGGGACCCCTGGGCATTTACCGCCGAGGACCGGCAGGGAGTCGGCTATCTCTCGGAGAAGCAAAACCTTCCGCCGCTCATGAAGGTGCGGAGCCTTCTGGCCTTTTGCTCCCGGCTGTATCCGCAATGGGATCGGGAGCTTTGCGAGGGGCTCATTGCGCGGTTTCAGGTGCCGGTGAACAAACGCGTCAGCGCGCTTTCCATGGGTAACCAGCGGCTGGTCGGCATCATCCTTGCCCTTGCGCCAAGGCCCGCCTTGGTACTCCTTGACGAACCTGCCGCCAATCTCGACCCGGTGGCGCGCCGTGAGTTTCTGGATGAAATCCTCGACCTGATCCGCGATGGCGGTCGTACGGTCTTTTTCTCCACCCACATCCTGAGCGATGTCGAGCGTGTGGCTGACGAGGTGGGCATCCTTGCCCAGGGAAAGCTGCGGGTGAGCGAATCGCTCGACACCCTGAAGGAGACCGTGAAGCGGGTACGGTTCTTCGGTTTTCCTGGCAATGCGCCCGAGCGTCCGCCCCAGGCCTTCGGCTGGCGGGTGCGCGATGGCGAAGCGCTCGGAACGCTGAAGCTCGCCCATCCCGGCGAACCCGCCGCCTTGGCTGCGACGTGGAAGTGCCAATACGAAATCATCGACCTGTCCCTGGAGGACATCTTCGTCGACATCGCCCGCAACTGA
- a CDS encoding GntR family transcriptional regulator, with protein MFIALHPSSGVPLYLQLLNQLKERIASGQVKPGEQLPSVRELSADLKINPLTVAKVYQILEREGLVETRRGMGTFVAQKVDTLPLAARRQALDPAVRQLVAEAIHLRLSEAEVVELIARHFQQLNPRNSSNEP; from the coding sequence ATGTTCATCGCGCTCCATCCCTCCAGCGGGGTGCCACTTTATCTTCAGCTGCTCAATCAGCTGAAGGAGCGCATTGCGAGCGGGCAGGTGAAGCCGGGCGAGCAGTTGCCCTCGGTGCGCGAGCTCTCCGCCGATCTGAAGATCAACCCGCTCACGGTCGCCAAGGTCTACCAGATCCTCGAGCGCGAAGGACTGGTCGAGACGCGCCGTGGTATGGGGACGTTTGTCGCGCAGAAGGTCGACACGCTTCCTCTCGCGGCTCGCCGACAGGCGCTTGATCCCGCTGTGCGCCAGCTCGTGGCCGAAGCCATCCACCTGCGCCTCAGTGAGGCCGAGGTGGTGGAGCTTATCGCCCGTCATTTTCAGCAGCTCAATCCCCGCAATTCCTCAAACGAACCATGA
- a CDS encoding transglutaminase-like domain-containing protein → MFAQKNAIVRLLQDDDPETVRMVKESLALRGEEILGDLRDLASVDNARVSRHIQDVLEEITSHGADEDFSLLCHFFQNDNDLERACWMLANALEPNIDTRPYETRINNWGRQFLVRISGIVSNRQRVQALAEFMAGELCFRGNTDQYYCERNSLLPCVIDSRMGIPITLTILYRMVGARAGMKVEGINLPGHFIARHGEVYFDPFHRGRILTKADCEEILARQNLKLRPSHLEPATPRQILLRVLANLLYVYDLQEATDKHARTDAWIKALARER, encoded by the coding sequence ATGTTCGCGCAAAAGAACGCGATTGTCCGACTCCTCCAGGACGATGACCCCGAGACTGTACGAATGGTAAAGGAATCCCTCGCCCTTCGCGGTGAGGAAATCCTCGGCGATCTCAGGGACCTCGCTTCTGTCGACAATGCCCGCGTTTCCCGCCATATCCAGGATGTCCTGGAGGAGATCACCAGCCACGGTGCCGATGAGGATTTTTCCCTTCTCTGCCATTTCTTCCAGAATGACAACGATCTGGAGCGAGCCTGCTGGATGCTGGCCAACGCGCTGGAGCCAAACATCGACACCCGCCCCTACGAAACTCGCATCAATAATTGGGGCCGCCAGTTCCTCGTGCGCATCTCGGGTATCGTGAGCAACCGCCAGCGCGTGCAGGCGCTCGCGGAGTTCATGGCTGGCGAACTCTGCTTTCGCGGCAACACGGATCAATACTATTGCGAGCGGAATTCCCTGCTCCCCTGTGTGATCGACTCTCGCATGGGCATACCGATCACGCTCACGATCCTGTACCGCATGGTCGGCGCGCGCGCGGGCATGAAAGTCGAGGGTATCAACCTGCCCGGCCACTTCATCGCTCGACATGGCGAGGTGTATTTTGACCCCTTCCATCGGGGTCGCATCTTGACGAAGGCCGACTGCGAGGAAATTCTGGCCAGGCAAAACCTGAAGCTGCGCCCATCGCATCTGGAACCCGCGACGCCGCGCCAGATCCTGCTCCGGGTTCTCGCCAATCTTCTCTATGTTTACGATCTCCAGGAAGCCACCGACAAACACGCCCGCACGGACGCCTGGATCAAGGCGCTGGCCCGCGAACGATAG
- a CDS encoding CinA family nicotinamide mononucleotide deamidase-related protein has protein sequence MKVEVLNTGSELLLGNVVNTHLAYFGQQLFPLGLRIERQTTVPDGDAIRGALVESFPRCDVLLVTGGLGPTTDDITREITAELLGLPLTERPEVMAAIHRRLERRGIPFRERMGRQAMAPEGAVVLPNENGTAPGLYLPARQTGATTTPHLFLLPGPPRELRPMFEASVLPILNSIPGLIDPSTECRIYHVVGMGESAVEEVIGLELNARGDLEVGYCARPNEVDFRLIGPPAILDEVEPSVLSALGPHIVSQSGRNLEEVVIELLRAQRATVATAESCTGGLVASRLTDVSGSSEVFLEGMVTYSNAAKTRTLGVPADLIAANGAVSEPVARAMAEGARERANTRFALSLTGVAGPTGGTPEKPVGTVFIALAEEGQPTVCLHEKFPTDRETFKRLASQTALDLLRRRLLKDQSVS, from the coding sequence ATGAAGGTCGAGGTCCTCAATACCGGCTCCGAACTCCTCCTCGGCAACGTCGTCAACACGCACCTGGCCTACTTTGGCCAGCAGCTCTTCCCGCTCGGCCTTCGTATCGAGCGACAGACGACCGTGCCGGATGGCGATGCCATTCGCGGTGCGCTCGTCGAGTCCTTTCCCCGTTGTGATGTGCTCCTCGTCACGGGCGGCCTTGGCCCCACCACCGACGACATCACGAGGGAGATCACCGCGGAATTGCTCGGTCTTCCACTCACGGAGAGACCGGAAGTCATGGCGGCCATCCATCGCCGACTGGAGCGACGCGGCATCCCCTTCCGAGAACGCATGGGGCGGCAGGCCATGGCTCCGGAGGGAGCGGTCGTCCTGCCCAATGAAAACGGCACCGCCCCAGGTCTTTATCTGCCCGCACGGCAAACCGGCGCGACGACCACTCCGCACCTTTTTCTCCTGCCCGGACCTCCGCGCGAATTGCGGCCGATGTTTGAGGCCTCGGTCCTGCCGATTCTCAATTCGATTCCGGGACTGATCGATCCCTCCACCGAATGCCGCATCTATCACGTCGTCGGCATGGGCGAGAGTGCAGTCGAGGAGGTGATCGGACTGGAGCTCAATGCCCGGGGCGACCTGGAGGTCGGCTATTGCGCGCGGCCCAACGAGGTCGATTTCCGCCTCATCGGCCCTCCGGCCATCCTCGACGAAGTCGAACCCTCCGTCCTCTCCGCGCTCGGACCGCACATCGTCTCTCAGTCCGGCCGCAACCTGGAGGAAGTGGTAATCGAGCTCCTCCGCGCGCAACGCGCCACCGTCGCCACGGCGGAATCCTGCACCGGCGGCCTCGTCGCCAGCCGGCTCACCGATGTTTCCGGCTCCTCCGAGGTCTTCCTGGAGGGCATGGTCACCTACTCCAATGCCGCCAAAACCCGCACGCTCGGTGTTCCCGCCGACCTGATCGCAGCAAATGGCGCGGTGAGTGAACCCGTGGCGCGAGCCATGGCCGAGGGAGCACGCGAGCGGGCAAATACCCGCTTCGCCCTCAGCCTTACCGGTGTGGCCGGCCCCACCGGAGGCACTCCGGAAAAGCCTGTCGGCACTGTCTTTATCGCCTTGGCGGAGGAAGGCCAGCCCACGGTCTGCCTCCACGAAAAGTTTCCCACAGACCGCGAGACCTTCAAGCGCCTCGCCAGCCAGACCGCGTTGGATCTGCTCCGCCGCCGCCTGCTCAAGGACCAGTCAGTTTCCTGA
- a CDS encoding NCS2 family permease, protein MFERVFRLKEHGTTVRRELVAGLTTFAAMAYILAVNPGILKAAGMPGDALVTATALGAAMASILMAAMTNFPLAMAPGMGINAFFAYTICVGMGIPWQSALGLVFINGCLFLLLSVTGIRQRILASIPLDLKVAIAAGIGLFIAFIGLKDGGLVVYNEATLVGLGDLSSPSVLLFAGGVLLTCVMIARGVPGAIILSMLLLAVAGLFVPSAQGGMITQWPGKIFSWPASIEPLFLNLNFDFVLTEHIKAIPVILTLLLVDLFDNLGTLIGVTRRAGIMDEKGNVPKLGNALVADSIAAILSSLLGTSTVVSYIESAAGVQAGGRTGLTAITVAGCFLVALFVTPVILMIPAVAVAPALVAVGLVMFQSVTELKLDHFDIAAPAMLTILFMPLSFSINSGIGIGLITLVVLGLFAKPRRFDVVTAVLAVCFLLHFLEPGLRKLTGP, encoded by the coding sequence GTGTTTGAGCGAGTCTTTCGTTTGAAGGAGCACGGTACAACGGTGCGCCGGGAGCTCGTGGCCGGCCTGACGACATTTGCTGCCATGGCATATATCCTGGCCGTAAACCCGGGCATCCTCAAAGCAGCTGGCATGCCGGGTGACGCCCTGGTGACCGCTACCGCACTCGGCGCGGCGATGGCTTCGATTTTGATGGCGGCGATGACAAATTTTCCCCTTGCCATGGCGCCTGGGATGGGGATCAACGCCTTCTTCGCCTATACGATCTGCGTGGGCATGGGAATACCGTGGCAGAGTGCTCTCGGGCTTGTCTTTATCAATGGCTGCTTGTTCCTCCTGCTCTCGGTCACCGGCATCCGGCAGCGCATTCTGGCCTCCATCCCCCTCGATCTAAAGGTAGCTATCGCGGCGGGGATCGGCCTCTTCATTGCCTTCATCGGGCTGAAGGATGGTGGCCTGGTGGTTTACAATGAGGCAACGCTCGTCGGGCTCGGCGACCTGTCGTCGCCATCCGTCCTGCTCTTTGCGGGTGGCGTGCTTTTGACCTGCGTGATGATCGCACGGGGTGTACCGGGAGCGATCATTCTCTCCATGCTCCTCCTGGCGGTGGCGGGCTTGTTTGTTCCGTCCGCGCAGGGAGGAATGATCACACAGTGGCCTGGGAAGATCTTTTCCTGGCCCGCTTCGATCGAACCGCTTTTCCTCAATCTGAATTTCGACTTCGTCCTGACCGAGCATATCAAGGCCATCCCGGTCATCCTCACCCTCCTGCTGGTCGATCTCTTCGATAACCTCGGCACGCTCATCGGTGTGACCCGTCGGGCGGGAATCATGGACGAAAAGGGGAATGTCCCAAAGCTGGGAAATGCTCTGGTGGCGGATTCCATCGCTGCGATCCTGAGCTCGCTCCTCGGTACGTCGACAGTGGTGAGCTATATCGAAAGTGCGGCGGGTGTGCAGGCGGGCGGACGCACCGGGCTGACGGCGATCACCGTGGCGGGGTGTTTTCTGGTGGCGCTCTTCGTGACGCCAGTGATCCTGATGATCCCGGCAGTGGCCGTGGCCCCGGCGCTCGTTGCGGTGGGTCTCGTGATGTTCCAGAGCGTGACGGAGCTCAAGCTCGACCATTTCGACATCGCCGCCCCGGCGATGCTGACCATCCTTTTCATGCCGCTGAGCTTCAGCATCAACTCAGGTATCGGCATCGGTCTGATCACGCTCGTGGTCCTCGGCCTTTTCGCGAAGCCGCGGCGGTTTGACGTGGTAACGGCGGTCCTGGCGGTGTGTTTTCTCCTGCACTTCCTGGAGCCAGGACTCAGGAAACTGACTGGTCCTTGA